In Anaerolineae bacterium, the following are encoded in one genomic region:
- a CDS encoding MFS transporter: protein MTVLTQLLARQRWLAEWLQPVLALRAASRKMALALFLWGLGEGLWLYIRPLYVTSLGGNPVQVGQVLAMAGLAPVLLMLPAGRLIDRTGPRWLMLLTWWLGTGAVVLLALAPSWQWLLPGFFLYAMSASSLPAINAYIARDAQLGDLPGKNVQTAISTVYAAYFAGTIFSPMIGGWLGQTFGLRTVFWVSAVWFFFSTLTVMRTPELPWDHVHDAASAGQASGSAWWRMSAAQVRIYAVLLVLFLAMSLGYLLAPAIWSRCA from the coding sequence ATGACCGTGTTGACCCAGTTACTGGCCCGCCAGCGGTGGCTGGCTGAGTGGCTACAACCTGTCCTGGCCCTGCGAGCCGCCTCACGGAAAATGGCGCTGGCCCTGTTCCTGTGGGGGCTGGGCGAGGGATTGTGGCTGTATATCCGCCCGCTGTATGTGACCTCTCTCGGCGGCAATCCGGTGCAGGTCGGGCAGGTACTGGCGATGGCTGGTCTTGCCCCGGTGTTGCTGATGCTGCCCGCGGGCCGGCTGATCGATCGCACCGGTCCGCGCTGGTTGATGCTGTTGACCTGGTGGCTGGGCACGGGGGCAGTGGTGCTGCTGGCCCTGGCCCCCAGCTGGCAATGGCTGCTACCCGGTTTCTTCCTGTACGCGATGTCGGCCTCGTCGTTGCCAGCGATCAATGCCTATATTGCCCGTGACGCTCAGCTTGGCGACTTGCCCGGCAAGAATGTCCAGACTGCGATCTCGACGGTTTATGCAGCTTACTTCGCCGGGACGATCTTCTCTCCGATGATCGGCGGCTGGCTGGGCCAGACCTTCGGGTTACGGACGGTGTTCTGGGTATCGGCGGTCTGGTTCTTTTTCTCCACGCTGACCGTGATGCGCACGCCGGAACTGCCCTGGGATCATGTGCACGACGCCGCCAGTGCGGGGCAGGCTTCCGGCAGCGCCTGGTGGCGAATGAGCGCCGCGCAGGTGCGGATCTACGCGGTGCTGCTGGTGCTGTTTCTGGCAATGTCGTTGGGGTATCTGCTGGCGCCAGCTATCTGGAGCAGGTGCGCGG
- the rsmI gene encoding 16S rRNA (cytidine(1402)-2'-O)-methyltransferase: protein MPLYIVPTPIGNLEDITLRALRVLREAALIAAEDTRVSRVLLEHYDIIKPMISYHEHNKLARVDEILDVLESGRDVALISDAGTPGLSDPGYELINACLRAKVQVISLPGPNAAITALVASGLPTDRFTFLGFLPRKKHALVAELMALSDAPETLIAYESPYRLVETLQAICEIMGESRPVCVAREITKLFEEYFRGTARQALDYFMEEPVRGEVTLLIGGQPRSGDVWSEAQVRAEMQRRLQAGESRNAAAKAVAAESGWNKRDIYALRF from the coding sequence ATGCCGCTCTATATCGTCCCCACGCCGATTGGCAATCTGGAAGATATCACCCTGCGTGCACTGCGGGTCCTACGGGAAGCGGCGCTGATCGCTGCTGAAGATACCCGCGTGTCGCGGGTGCTCCTGGAGCACTACGACATCATCAAGCCGATGATCAGCTACCACGAGCACAATAAGCTTGCCCGGGTCGATGAAATCCTGGACGTACTGGAATCCGGGCGCGATGTGGCATTGATCTCCGATGCCGGGACACCGGGCCTTTCCGATCCCGGCTACGAGCTGATCAACGCCTGTCTGCGGGCAAAGGTACAGGTTATCTCGCTGCCTGGCCCCAATGCCGCGATCACGGCGCTGGTAGCTTCCGGCCTGCCGACTGACCGCTTCACGTTTCTGGGGTTCTTGCCGCGCAAGAAGCATGCCCTGGTTGCGGAATTGATGGCGCTGAGCGATGCGCCGGAGACGTTGATCGCATACGAAAGTCCGTACCGGCTGGTCGAGACGCTGCAGGCTATCTGCGAGATCATGGGCGAATCGCGGCCAGTATGTGTGGCCCGCGAGATCACCAAGCTGTTTGAGGAGTACTTCCGCGGCACGGCGCGTCAGGCGCTGGACTACTTCATGGAAGAGCCGGTGCGTGGCGAAGTTACCCTGCTCATCGGCGGCCAGCCGCGCAGCGGGGATGTCTGGAGCGAGGCGCAGGTACGCGCTGAGATGCAGCGGCGGCTGCAGGCTGGGGAATCGCGTAATGCAGCGGCCAAGGCTGTTGCCGCCGAGTCTGGCTGGAACAAGCGCGATATCTATGCGCTGCGGTTTTGA